In Streptomyces sp. NBC_00483, a single window of DNA contains:
- a CDS encoding DUF4193 domain-containing protein, whose protein sequence is MATDYDTPRKTDDDLNEDSIEELKSRRNDKSASNVDVDEFEAAEGLELPGADLSNEELAVRVLPKQQDEFTCMSCFLVHHRSQLAREKNGQPICRDCD, encoded by the coding sequence ATGGCAACGGATTACGACACCCCACGCAAGACCGATGACGACCTCAATGAAGACAGCATTGAGGAACTGAAGTCCAGGCGTAACGACAAGTCGGCTTCGAACGTCGACGTGGACGAGTTCGAGGCGGCGGAGGGCCTGGAGCTTCCGGGCGCCGACCTCTCGAATGAGGAGCTGGCCGTCCGTGTCCTGCCCAAGCAGCAGGACGAGTTCACCTGCATGAGCTGCTTCCTGGTGCACCACCGCAGCCAGCTCGCGCGGGAGAAGAACGGACAGCCCATCTGCCGCGACTGCGACTGA
- a CDS encoding DUF3093 domain-containing protein, translated as METSTTPYDERLTAPRSWWLITFMVGVVGAIILLPFGPLPLLGGFVGGLLIAAVITSSYGSARVRVVADSLVAGDAKIPLSALGEVHVLDAEEARAWRTYKADPRAFMLLRSYVTTAVRAEITDPSDPTPYVYLSTREPEALAKALSRA; from the coding sequence ATGGAGACCTCGACGACGCCCTACGACGAACGACTCACCGCGCCCCGCTCGTGGTGGCTCATCACGTTCATGGTGGGTGTCGTCGGCGCCATCATCCTGCTGCCCTTCGGCCCGTTGCCGCTGCTCGGAGGCTTCGTCGGCGGCCTGCTCATCGCGGCCGTGATCACCAGTTCGTACGGCTCGGCCCGGGTTCGCGTCGTCGCCGACTCGCTGGTCGCGGGCGACGCGAAGATCCCGCTGTCCGCCCTCGGCGAGGTGCACGTCCTGGACGCGGAGGAGGCCCGCGCGTGGCGCACGTACAAGGCCGATCCGCGCGCCTTCATGCTGCTGCGCAGCTACGTCACGACCGCGGTGCGGGCGGAGATCACCGATCCCTCGGACCCGACGCCGTACGTCTACCTGTCGACGCGCGAACCTGAAGCTTTGGCAAAGGCTCTGAGCCGCGCCTGA
- a CDS encoding PaaI family thioesterase, translating to MSGTSAALTPPADAIAPVRHPDAPAPGELLGAHYGHCFGCGGEQPHGLHLEARAGEGVTVTAEFTVRPAHQGAPGLAHGGVLATALDETLGSLNWLLQAIAVTGRLETDFVRPVPVDTVLFLSAEVTAVAGRKIYSTATGRIGGPDGPVAVRADALFIEVKVDHFIENGRPEEIEAAMSDPDQVRRARAFEVNP from the coding sequence GTGAGTGGTACTTCTGCAGCTCTGACGCCCCCTGCCGACGCCATAGCCCCGGTGCGGCACCCCGACGCGCCCGCCCCAGGAGAGCTCCTCGGCGCGCACTACGGACACTGTTTCGGCTGTGGCGGCGAGCAGCCGCACGGGCTGCACCTGGAGGCGCGGGCCGGTGAAGGTGTCACCGTCACCGCCGAGTTCACCGTGCGCCCCGCGCATCAGGGTGCGCCGGGTCTTGCGCACGGCGGGGTCCTCGCGACCGCGCTCGACGAGACGCTCGGCTCCCTGAACTGGCTGCTTCAGGCCATCGCCGTGACCGGCCGCCTGGAGACCGACTTCGTGCGGCCCGTTCCCGTGGACACGGTGCTGTTCCTGTCCGCCGAGGTGACGGCCGTCGCCGGCCGCAAGATCTACTCGACCGCGACCGGCCGGATCGGTGGCCCCGACGGGCCCGTTGCCGTGCGTGCCGACGCCCTCTTCATCGAGGTCAAGGTCGACCACTTCATCGAGAACGGCCGCCCGGAAGAGATCGAGGCGGCCATGAGCGACCCCGACCAGGTCAGGCGCGCCCGCGCCTTCGAGGTGAACCCGTGA
- the dut gene encoding dUTP diphosphatase codes for MLVRRVDPDVPLPSYEHPGDAGADLRTTEACELAPGERVVLPTGVSVALPEGYAAFVHPRSGLAARCGVALVNAPGTVDAGYRGEIKVIVVNLDPRESVRFERFDRIAQLVVQQVERVRFQEVAELPDSVRAEGGFGSTGGHAAVGGPTVAGNGADGQKGGNRYASVVSDREGQ; via the coding sequence GTGCTCGTGCGGCGCGTCGACCCCGATGTGCCACTGCCTTCGTACGAGCATCCCGGTGACGCCGGAGCCGATCTGCGGACCACCGAGGCGTGCGAACTCGCGCCCGGTGAGCGGGTCGTTCTGCCCACCGGTGTGTCGGTCGCCCTGCCCGAGGGGTACGCGGCCTTCGTGCACCCCAGATCCGGCCTCGCAGCGCGCTGCGGCGTGGCTCTGGTGAATGCCCCAGGGACGGTGGATGCCGGGTACCGTGGGGAGATCAAGGTGATCGTGGTGAATCTCGACCCGCGCGAGAGCGTGCGGTTCGAGCGCTTCGACCGGATTGCCCAACTGGTGGTCCAGCAGGTCGAGAGGGTCCGCTTCCAGGAGGTCGCGGAGCTTCCCGATTCGGTGCGGGCCGAAGGGGGCTTCGGGTCCACCGGCGGGCACGCTGCCGTAGGTGGCCCGACCGTTGCCGGCAACGGCGCGGACGGTCAAAAGGGTGGGAATCGATACGCTTCGGTCGTATCCGACCGGGAAGGACAGTGA
- a CDS encoding DUF3710 domain-containing protein, translated as MFGRRNKNGAAEDAADEAEQVVDSVGSVDTDEQGSDRVRLEPEPRPDGPWDDSEVREPGEGRVDLGGVFVPGVEGMELRVEVAGDAIVAATVVLQDSAIQLQAFAAPKKEGIWGEVREEIASGITQQGGVIDEVEGPLGWELRAQVPVQLPDGTGGFQVVRFIGVDGPRWFLRGVISGQGAVQPQAAGLLEQIFRDTVVVRGEGPMAPRDPIVLKLPDDAQMVAESSQGDGGQEASRFSGGMGQLQRGPEITEVR; from the coding sequence GTGTTCGGACGTCGTAACAAGAACGGCGCCGCCGAGGATGCGGCCGACGAGGCCGAGCAGGTCGTCGACAGCGTCGGCAGCGTGGACACGGACGAGCAGGGGTCGGACCGCGTCCGACTCGAGCCCGAGCCCCGTCCCGACGGTCCCTGGGACGACTCCGAGGTCCGCGAGCCCGGCGAGGGCCGGGTGGACCTGGGCGGAGTCTTCGTCCCCGGCGTGGAGGGCATGGAGCTGCGTGTGGAGGTCGCGGGCGACGCGATCGTCGCGGCGACCGTCGTCCTCCAGGACAGCGCGATCCAGCTCCAGGCCTTCGCCGCCCCCAAGAAGGAGGGCATCTGGGGCGAGGTCCGCGAGGAGATCGCCTCCGGCATCACCCAGCAGGGTGGTGTGATCGACGAGGTCGAGGGTCCGCTCGGCTGGGAGCTGCGGGCCCAGGTGCCGGTGCAGCTGCCGGACGGCACGGGCGGTTTCCAGGTCGTGCGGTTCATCGGCGTGGACGGCCCGCGCTGGTTCCTGCGCGGCGTGATCTCGGGCCAGGGCGCCGTGCAGCCGCAGGCGGCCGGCCTCCTGGAGCAGATCTTCCGCGACACCGTCGTGGTGCGCGGCGAGGGCCCGATGGCCCCGCGTGACCCGATCGTCCTGAAGCTCCCCGACGACGCGCAGATGGTCGCCGAGAGCTCCCAGGGCGATGGCGGCCAGGAGGCCTCGCGCTTCTCCGGTGGCATGGGCCAGCTCCAGCGCGGCCCGGAGATCACCGAGGTCCGCTGA
- a CDS encoding sensor histidine kinase KdpD, translating to MGRGTRGKLRIYLGSAPGVGKTYAMLSEAHRRVERGTDCVVAFVEHHDRPRTEVMLHGLEQIPRKELAYRGTVFHEMDVDAVLLRAPAVALVDELAHTNVPGSRNAKRWQDVEELLGAGIDVISTVNIQHLESLGDVVDSITGVRQRETVPDEVVRRADQIELVDMSPQSLRRRMAHGNIYKSDKVDAALSNYFRPGNLTALRELALLWVADRADEYLQEYRGEHNIRSTWQARERIVVGLTGGPEGRTLIRRAARLAEKGAGGEVLAVYIARSDGLTAASPKELAVQRTLVEDLGGTFHHVIGDDIPAALLEFARGVNATQIVLGSSRRKTWQYMFGPGVGATVARESGPDLDVHIVTHDEVAKGRGLPVARGARLGRSRIVWGWLTGIGGPALLALVLTHTHSDLGLANDMLLFLSLTVAAALVGGLLPALASAAFGSLLLNYFFTPPLHLWTVADPRNIVAIVIFVGVAVSVASVVDLAARRTHQAARLRAESEILAFLAGSVLRGDTSLEALLERVRETFAMESVALLEREGDTAPWTCAASVGTQSLGRPEDADVDMPVGDHLALALTGRVLPAEDRRVLAAFAAQAAVVLDRQRLQSEADQARALAEGNRIRTALLAAVSHDLRTPLAGIKASVSSLRSEDVDWSPEDQAELLAGIEEGSDRLDHLVGNLLDMSRLQTGTVTPLIREIDLDEVVPMALVGVPDPDLNVDLDVPETLPMVSVDKGLLERAVANVVENAVKYSPPDKPVLVSASTLGDRVELRVVDRGPGVPDEAKDRIFEPFQRYGDAPRGAGVGLGLAVARGFTEAMGGTLGAEDTPGGGLTMVLTLRAATRTTPDTAPEAVRTAGQAAGQATGPQRGRHA from the coding sequence ATGGGACGCGGGACGCGCGGGAAACTACGGATCTACCTCGGCAGCGCACCGGGCGTCGGCAAGACGTACGCGATGCTGTCCGAGGCACACCGCCGGGTGGAGCGGGGCACGGACTGCGTGGTGGCGTTCGTCGAGCATCACGACCGGCCGCGCACCGAGGTGATGCTGCACGGCCTGGAGCAGATCCCGCGCAAAGAGCTCGCGTACCGGGGGACGGTCTTCCACGAGATGGACGTGGACGCCGTGCTGCTGCGCGCCCCGGCCGTCGCCCTCGTCGACGAACTGGCGCACACGAACGTGCCGGGCTCGCGCAACGCCAAGCGCTGGCAGGACGTCGAGGAACTGCTTGGTGCGGGCATCGACGTCATATCGACCGTCAACATCCAGCATCTTGAGTCGTTGGGCGATGTGGTTGATTCGATCACTGGTGTACGTCAACGGGAGACGGTCCCCGACGAAGTCGTCCGCCGTGCCGACCAGATCGAACTCGTCGACATGTCGCCCCAGTCGCTGCGCCGCCGCATGGCCCACGGCAACATCTACAAGTCCGACAAGGTCGACGCGGCGCTCTCCAACTACTTCCGCCCCGGAAACCTCACCGCACTGCGGGAGTTGGCGCTCCTCTGGGTCGCCGACCGGGCCGACGAGTACCTCCAGGAGTACCGGGGCGAGCACAACATCCGTTCCACCTGGCAGGCCCGCGAGCGCATCGTCGTCGGCCTGACCGGAGGGCCCGAGGGCCGCACGTTGATCAGGCGCGCGGCGCGGCTCGCCGAGAAGGGCGCGGGCGGCGAGGTGCTCGCGGTCTACATCGCCCGCAGCGACGGCCTCACCGCCGCCTCGCCCAAGGAGCTGGCCGTCCAGCGCACCCTGGTCGAAGACCTGGGCGGCACGTTCCACCACGTCATCGGCGACGACATCCCCGCAGCCCTCCTGGAGTTCGCCCGCGGCGTCAACGCCACTCAGATCGTCCTCGGCTCCTCGCGGCGCAAGACCTGGCAGTACATGTTCGGCCCCGGCGTCGGCGCGACCGTCGCCCGCGAGTCCGGGCCCGACCTCGACGTGCACATCGTCACGCACGACGAGGTCGCCAAGGGGCGCGGACTCCCCGTCGCCCGCGGCGCCCGGCTCGGCCGGTCCCGGATCGTGTGGGGCTGGCTCACCGGCATCGGCGGCCCCGCGCTGCTCGCCCTTGTCCTCACGCACACCCACAGCGACCTCGGCCTCGCCAACGACATGCTGCTGTTCCTGTCGCTGACGGTCGCCGCCGCCCTGGTCGGCGGACTGCTTCCGGCGCTGGCCTCGGCGGCCTTCGGCTCACTGCTGCTCAACTACTTCTTCACGCCGCCGCTGCACCTGTGGACCGTCGCCGACCCCCGCAACATCGTTGCCATCGTGATCTTCGTGGGCGTCGCGGTGTCCGTGGCCTCGGTCGTGGATCTCGCGGCGCGGCGCACCCACCAGGCGGCCCGGCTGCGCGCCGAGTCCGAGATCCTCGCCTTCCTGGCGGGCAGCGTGCTGCGCGGCGACACCAGCCTGGAGGCGCTGCTCGAACGCGTACGGGAGACCTTCGCGATGGAGTCCGTGGCACTCCTGGAGCGGGAGGGCGACACCGCGCCGTGGACCTGCGCGGCGAGCGTCGGCACGCAGTCCCTCGGCCGGCCCGAGGACGCCGATGTCGACATGCCGGTCGGGGACCACCTGGCGCTCGCCCTGACCGGGCGCGTGCTGCCCGCGGAGGACCGGCGCGTGCTTGCCGCGTTCGCCGCGCAGGCCGCCGTCGTGCTCGACCGCCAGCGCCTGCAGTCCGAGGCCGACCAGGCGCGGGCGCTCGCAGAGGGCAACCGCATCCGTACGGCCCTGCTGGCCGCCGTCTCGCACGATCTGCGCACGCCGCTCGCGGGCATCAAGGCGTCGGTGTCGTCACTGCGCTCCGAGGACGTCGACTGGTCGCCCGAGGACCAGGCGGAGCTGCTCGCCGGGATCGAGGAGGGCTCCGACCGGCTCGACCACCTCGTCGGGAACCTGCTCGACATGTCGCGCCTGCAGACCGGCACCGTCACCCCGCTCATCCGCGAGATCGACCTCGACGAGGTCGTGCCGATGGCGCTGGTCGGCGTGCCGGACCCGGACCTCAACGTCGACCTGGACGTACCCGAGACGCTGCCCATGGTCAGCGTCGACAAGGGGCTCCTGGAGCGCGCCGTCGCCAACGTCGTCGAGAACGCGGTCAAGTACAGCCCGCCCGACAAGCCCGTCCTCGTCTCCGCGAGCACGCTCGGCGACCGCGTCGAGCTGCGCGTCGTGGACCGCGGGCCCGGAGTCCCTGACGAGGCCAAGGACCGGATTTTCGAGCCCTTCCAGCGCTACGGTGACGCTCCGCGCGGCGCCGGTGTGGGCCTCGGGCTCGCCGTGGCGCGCGGCTTCACGGAGGCCATGGGGGGCACGCTCGGCGCGGAGGACACTCCAGGAGGCGGGCTCACGATGGTCCTGACCCTGCGGGCCGCGACCCGCACCACCCCGGACACGGCCCCGGAGGCCGTACGGACAGCCGGACAAGCAGCCGGACAGGCAACTGGTCCCCAGAGAGGCAGGCACGCATGA
- a CDS encoding response regulator yields the protein MTRVLVVDDEPQIVRALVINLKARKYEVDAAADGAQALQLAAARHPDVIVLDLGLPDMDGVEVIKGLRGWTRVPILVLSARHSSDEKVEALDAGADDYVTKPFGMDELLARLRAAVRRAEPTGGTEDEGIVETSDFTVDMAAKKVNRGGHDVRLTPTEWHLLEVLVRNTGRLVSQKQLLQEVWGPSYGTETNYLRVYMAQLRRKLETDPSHPRHFVTEPGMGYRFER from the coding sequence ATGACCCGGGTGCTCGTGGTCGACGACGAGCCGCAGATCGTCCGCGCCCTCGTCATCAACCTGAAGGCGCGCAAGTACGAGGTGGACGCCGCCGCGGACGGGGCGCAGGCGCTGCAGCTCGCCGCCGCCCGCCACCCCGACGTGATCGTCCTCGACCTGGGCCTGCCCGACATGGACGGCGTCGAGGTGATCAAGGGGCTGCGCGGCTGGACCCGCGTACCGATCCTGGTGCTGTCCGCGCGGCACTCGTCCGACGAGAAGGTCGAGGCGCTCGACGCGGGCGCCGACGACTACGTGACCAAGCCCTTCGGCATGGACGAGCTCCTCGCCCGGCTGCGGGCGGCCGTGCGGCGGGCGGAGCCCACGGGTGGGACCGAGGACGAGGGGATCGTCGAGACCTCGGACTTCACGGTCGACATGGCCGCGAAAAAGGTAAACCGGGGCGGGCACGACGTACGGCTGACCCCCACCGAATGGCATCTCCTGGAGGTCCTGGTGCGCAATACGGGCCGCCTGGTCAGCCAGAAGCAGCTGCTGCAGGAGGTGTGGGGGCCCTCGTACGGGACGGAGACCAACTATCTGCGGGTGTACATGGCGCAGTTGCGGCGCAAGTTGGAGACCGATCCCTCGCATCCGCGGCACTTCGTCACGGAACCGGGGATGGGGTACCGATTCGAGCGGTGA
- a CDS encoding OB-fold nucleic acid binding domain-containing protein, with product MSAVPRSDRASEKPAGRFRRMLDRLSSSQEDLESEELREDSETTGCTRIGDCADRQMVTVTGTLRTVTLRPRAGVPALEAELFDGSAAVDVVWLGRRSIVGIEPGRKLIASGRISMSRGRRVLFNPKYELRPLGRE from the coding sequence ATGAGTGCTGTTCCGCGTTCCGACAGGGCGTCCGAGAAGCCGGCGGGCCGGTTCCGGCGCATGCTCGACAGGCTGTCCAGTTCCCAGGAGGACCTGGAGTCGGAGGAGCTGCGCGAGGACTCGGAGACCACCGGCTGCACGCGCATCGGCGACTGCGCGGACCGACAAATGGTCACTGTTACTGGTACGTTGCGCACGGTAACCCTGCGACCACGCGCCGGAGTTCCCGCGCTGGAGGCGGAGTTGTTCGACGGCTCGGCCGCGGTGGACGTGGTGTGGCTCGGCAGGCGCTCGATCGTCGGGATCGAGCCGGGGCGCAAACTCATAGCTTCGGGACGGATCTCGATGAGTCGGGGCCGTAGGGTGCTGTTCAATCCGAAGTACGAACTCAGACCGCTCGGACGGGAGTAG
- a CDS encoding DUF3159 domain-containing protein: protein MTSLDKPTEREPGVDQGAVTDKSVTEAALFEAFGGVRGMVETVLPGLLFVSIFTVNKDLHMSAIAALAVSLVLVVVRLVMKDTVKHAFSGVFGVAFGVVFAMMTGNAKAFYLPGMLYTLGLALAYIVTTLCGVPLIGLILGPVFKENLSWRTRNPGRKKAYAKASWAWGLILLAKCAILFPLYFWADTDSANTQFGWVLVALKIPPFLLAVWLTWVFLAKAPAPIDVFAEMEEKERQAEAEREQAQAASEENGRARHRREV from the coding sequence GTGACGTCCCTCGACAAGCCGACCGAACGTGAACCCGGAGTCGATCAAGGCGCCGTGACGGACAAGTCCGTGACCGAGGCCGCGCTCTTCGAGGCCTTCGGCGGCGTGCGGGGCATGGTGGAGACCGTCCTGCCCGGCCTCCTCTTCGTGAGCATCTTCACGGTCAACAAGGACCTGCACATGTCGGCCATCGCGGCCCTCGCGGTGTCCCTGGTCCTCGTCGTCGTGCGCCTCGTCATGAAAGACACCGTCAAGCACGCCTTCAGTGGCGTCTTCGGTGTCGCCTTCGGTGTTGTCTTCGCGATGATGACGGGCAACGCCAAGGCGTTCTATCTGCCGGGCATGCTCTACACGTTGGGGCTCGCGCTCGCGTACATCGTGACCACCCTGTGCGGTGTTCCGTTGATCGGGCTCATCCTCGGGCCCGTGTTCAAGGAGAACCTCTCCTGGCGCACCCGCAACCCCGGCCGCAAGAAGGCGTACGCCAAGGCGAGTTGGGCCTGGGGCCTGATCCTCCTGGCCAAGTGCGCGATTCTGTTCCCGCTGTACTTCTGGGCGGACACGGATTCTGCCAACACTCAATTCGGCTGGGTGCTCGTCGCGTTGAAGATCCCGCCGTTCCTGCTGGCGGTGTGGCTCACGTGGGTGTTCCTGGCGAAGGCGCCCGCGCCCATCGACGTGTTCGCGGAGATGGAGGAGAAGGAGCGGCAGGCCGAGGCCGAGCGCGAGCAGGCTCAGGCCGCCAGTGAAGAGAACGGGCGGGCGCGGCATCGCCGCGAGGTCTGA
- a CDS encoding potassium channel family protein, whose translation MRVAIAGAGAVGRSIAGELLENGHEVLLVDKAPTAISVERVPQAEWLLADACEITSLDEAALQRCNVVIAATGDDKVNLVVSLLAKTEYGVPRVVARVNNPKNEWLFNESWGVDVAVSTPRLMSALVEEAVSVGDLVRLLRFSHGDANLVELTLPEESALAGTRVGDVQWPQDTSLVTIIRGTRVLAPSAEDSLEAGDELLFVAAQAREEQLEDLLSVRREDA comes from the coding sequence ATGAGGGTCGCCATTGCCGGAGCCGGAGCGGTCGGTCGTTCGATCGCGGGCGAGCTCCTGGAGAACGGTCACGAGGTCCTCCTCGTCGACAAGGCCCCGACCGCCATCTCGGTCGAGCGCGTCCCGCAGGCGGAGTGGCTGCTCGCCGACGCCTGCGAGATCACGTCCCTGGACGAGGCGGCGCTGCAGCGCTGCAACGTGGTCATCGCGGCCACCGGCGACGACAAGGTCAACTTGGTCGTCTCGCTGCTCGCGAAGACCGAGTACGGGGTCCCGCGGGTCGTCGCCCGCGTCAACAACCCGAAGAACGAGTGGCTGTTCAACGAGTCGTGGGGCGTGGACGTGGCCGTCTCGACGCCGCGCCTCATGTCGGCGCTCGTCGAAGAGGCGGTCAGCGTGGGCGATCTCGTCCGCCTGCTCCGCTTCAGCCACGGCGACGCGAACCTGGTCGAGCTGACCCTCCCGGAGGAGTCGGCCCTGGCCGGCACCCGGGTCGGTGACGTCCAGTGGCCGCAGGACACGTCCCTGGTGACGATCATCCGCGGCACCCGCGTGCTGGCCCCCAGCGCGGAGGACTCCCTCGAGGCGGGCGACGAGCTGCTGTTCGTCGCGGCGCAGGCGCGCGAGGAGCAGCTGGAGGACCTGCTGTCGGTGCGACGCGAGGACGCGTAA